From Oreochromis aureus strain Israel breed Guangdong linkage group 4, ZZ_aureus, whole genome shotgun sequence, a single genomic window includes:
- the crhr1 gene encoding corticotropin-releasing factor receptor 1 — translation MEMDRKLLSQVFFMCVVLSGRVSPAELTCETLILLSTNFTARTLARLNQTFTISNSSGVYCELSVDGIGTCWPQSVAGELVSRPCPEQFNGIHYNTTNRVYRECQVNGSWAPRGNYSQCTEIIVLRKSKVHYQVAVIINYLGHCISLGALLLAFTLFMRLRSIRCLRNIIHWNLISAFILRNATWFIVQLTMNPAVTERNQVWCRLVTAGYNYFHVTNFFWMFGEGCYLHTAVVLTYSTDKLRKWMFICIGWGIPFPIIVAWAFGKLYYDNEKCWFGKRTGVYTDYIYQGPMILVLLINFVFLFNIVRILMTKLRASTTSETIQYRKAVKATLVLLPLLGITYMLFFVNPGGEDEVARIVFIYFNSILESFQGFFVSVFYCFLNSEVRSAVRKRWIRWQDRHSIRSRAIRATSLPTSPSRVSFHSIKQSSNL, via the exons GTTTTCTTCATGTGCGTGGTGCTGAGCGGGCGAGTCTCCCCGGCTGAGTTAACCTGCGAAACTTTGATCCTGCTGTCAACCAACTTCACAG CGAGGACCTTAGCCCGGCTCAACCAGACATTCACCATCAGCAACTCCTCAG GTGTGTACTGTGAGCTGTCGGTGGATGGGATAGGAACCTGTTGGCCTCAAAGTGTAGCAGGTGAGCTGGTCTCCAGACCCTGTCCTGAGCAGTTCAACGGGATCCACTACAACACCACCA ATCGGGTCTACAGAGAGTGTCAGGTGAATGGCAGCTGGGCGCCTCGAGGAAACTACAGCCAGTGCACCGAGATCATCGTCCTG agGAAGagtaaagttcactatcaggtGGCTGTCATCATCAACTACCTGGGCCACTGCATCTCTCTGGGAGCGCTGCTGCTTGCCTTCACGCTTTTCATGAGGCTCAG gaGCATTCGCTGTTTGAGGAACATCATCCACTGGAACCTGATCTCCGCCTTTATCCTGAGGAACGCCACCTGGTTCATCGTCCAGCTAACAATGAATCCCGCTGTTACCGAGAGAAACCAG gtgtggtgcaggttggtGACGGCAGGTTATAACTACTTCCATGTGACCAACTTCTTCTGGATGTTTGGTGAAGGCTGTTACCTCCACACTGCCGTCGTTCTCACCTACTCAACCGATAAACTCAGGAAGTGGATGTTCATCTGCATCGGGTGGG GTATTCCATTTCCCATCATCGTGGCATGGGCTTTTGGGAAGCTGTACTACGACAATGAGAA GTGCTGGTTTGGAAAGAGGACGGGAGTTTATACAGACTACATTTACCAAGGCCCCATGATCCTGGTCCTGCTG ATTAACTTTGTCTTCCTGTTCAACATCGTCCGGATCCTGATGACCAAACTGAGGGCATCAACAACCTCAGAAACCATTCAATACAG GAAGGCTGTGAAGGCAACGCTGGTGCTCCTGCCTCTGTTAGGAATCACCTACatgcttttctttgtgaacCCCGGAGGAGAGGACGAGGTCGCTCGGATCGTCTTCATCTACTTCAACTCCATCCTCGAGTCCTTCCAG GgcttttttgtctctgtgttttactGCTTCCTGAACAGCGAG GTGCGCTCCGCGGTCAGGAAGCGTTGGATTCGTTGGCAGGACCGTCACTCCATCCGGAGCCGGGCCATACGTGCCACCTCGCTGCCCACCTCACCAAGCAGAGTGTCCTTCCACAGCATCAAACAGTCCTCAAACCTCTGA